In Oryza brachyantha chromosome 2, ObraRS2, whole genome shotgun sequence, a single window of DNA contains:
- the LOC102704675 gene encoding uncharacterized protein LOC102704675, with the protein MALDNYSYFDDHFVLPPPPPPPPPPTQLDLDWDWDQLQLHTFGGGGGGDDAARDGIHGAFPAMLGVESPESSSSEASSGYLQDAVAHWSDRGNKRQRMAEAATPRRPAAAAAANEDLHCLLQSFWDSTSSGEGGLLHDDLNIMIPESGSFVSGDEDDASGWEQEQGQGQRGLSAAATSAGTVQVPAAQVVVVVGGEAASSRTTTTTTTTGQAAAQQLQLQKATSAGADHEPGGRGNYSCEEHVVVAKQPQQRRQPSSSSRAASASPRSSTLTGTDKRDTGVLYPFAVVKPLGLEGGGAATLNDVNQRILKRPARPVRHPVGQFACSPAVYAHGLGLSGKAVVSLTRIRTAGKGTITIIRTRE; encoded by the exons ATGGCCCTAGACAACTACTCCTACTTCGACGACCACTTCgtgctgcctcctcctcctcctcctcctcctcctcctactcAGCTGGATTTGGATTGGGATTGGGATCAGCTACAGTTGCACACatttggaggaggaggaggaggagacgacgcCGCCCGAGATGGTATTCATGGCGCCTTTCCGGCCATGC TAGGCGTGGAGTCGCcggagtcgtcgtcgtcggaggcgTCCAGTGGCTACCTGCAagacgccgtcgcccactgGAGTGACCGTGGCAATAAGCGGCAGAggatggcggaggcggcgacgcccagacggccggcggcggcggcggcggcgaatgaGGACCTGCACTGCCTTCTTCAG AGCTTCTGGGATTCTACCAGCAGCGGCGAGGGGGGTCTCTTGCATGATGATTTGAATATCATGATCCCGGAGAGCGGCAGTTTTGTCTCAG GAGATGAGGACGACGCATCGGGTTGGGAGCAGGAGCAAGGACAGGGGCAGAGGGGCCTGAgcgcagcagcaacatcagcAGGAACAGTGCAGGTGCCAGCGGCgcaggtcgtcgtcgtcgtcggaggagAGGCAGCCTCCTctcgcaccaccaccaccaccaccaccaccgggcAAGCCGCTGCGCAGCAACTGCAGCTGCAAAAGGCAACTAGTGCAGGTGCGGACCACGAACCAGGGGGCCGCGGCAATTACTCCTGCGAGGAACACGTCGTCGTGGCCAAGCAgccgcagcagcggcggcagccatCGTCGTCCTCTCGtgccgcctccgcgtcgcctcgCTCCTCCACGCTGACAG GAACGGATAAGAGGGACACGGGCGTGCTGTACCCGTTTGCGGTTGTCAAGCCGCTGGGActagaaggcggcggcgcagcgacGCTGAACGATGTCAACCAGAGGATCCTGAAGCGGCCGGCCAGGCCGGTCCGGCACCCCGTCGGCCAGTTCGCATGCAGCCCTGCCGTGTACGCCCATGGACTAGGCCTGTCCGGCAAAGCAGTTGTTAGCCTTACAAGGATCAGAACGGCAGGAAAGGGcaccatcaccatcatcaGAACGAGAGAGTGA
- the LOC102704214 gene encoding nuclear exosome regulator NRDE2: protein MEPPSPETPPPTAAFAAGGEGDPYAPSTTTSSSSSLFPLFPLSAPDASSVPGTGSQWLSNPSFSFDASSLNIPATTSSSVPPPLSASSDEEEAPRPAPAKYDLLPSSPSPPASDEERRDRRKDRKRRKRRREKERYDGSQASRKPGVRAWAGSETKLAKDYYFDAKGDQDNLAFGSIYRMDIARYKSQTMPEARGLKRHLFHNWELVSVHMGQESDLDGLDSKLRAGGRYYSSKYAVVERNKGFKHLKVLKEDISVILPEDFIPLGTTSLPEKTTTGRHELEESWEDEILRRTREFNKMSRECPHNEKVWLDFAQFQDKVASTQPQKAARLQTTERKISILEKAVELNPDNEELLLCLLKSYGERDSTQSLLDKWEQILMKHPDSCKLWKQYLLLCQGEFSRFKVSDLRKSYSYAVQALSAACTKLCRQDTQYDNFKPPYSSLVHLELGLVDIFVNLCRFEWHTGHRELATALFQAQIEYSLFSPPLHLTTSSKQRLFEHFWNNGGARIGEDGALGWSRWLAKEEESRQNIDIEENTQETESGGWSGWFDPSLRNNNETSEVSNKSMEPLASDGNDAEDQDDEDPSAQDDVESLLKKLGIDGDADYNSEVKDPKTWNRWSSMELSRDNEQWMPLHEKSGSLFSDDAPTGEGNDQLSRVILFEDVTDFLFSLSSEEARFSLICQFIDFYGGRISRWTSTNSSSWIDRILSLEMITDDIQEDLSTVSNLVDKNINSVYNKMASLLGTMNDFSQRPGIGKFLKNAILLFLDIFPRNRVLEEAVLVTPQTHTAQKKFLSTPANSSRALAKSLLKKDRQDLLLCGIYGRIEAMNGDIVKARNIFDLALSTSQGASEDLRKKVPILYFWYAEMELAISTSRNNSDSLDRAIHILSCLGNKVKYTSFDGSVSRPQVLKARQGFKEQIRSLRSLFASNAMKEESVALICSASLFESMTSGYASGLEVIEETFSMALSESNHSLEYEELWMHYIKLLQKNLNQLSLSRFWPRVSQGIQTYPYNPKSYAAMLTLGCLYSVSNNLRLTLDKFNQRDPSIIGLLFALSFELCKTGSDNRIHNLFERALADDKLQKSVLLWRCYLAYEAEIACNASAARRVFFRAIHSCPWSKRLWLDGFEKLSSILTLKELSDLQEVMRDKELHIRTDIYEILLQDETDM, encoded by the exons ATGGAGCCGCCTTCGCCGGagactccgccgccgacggccgccttcgccgccggcggggaaGGCGATCCATATGCCCCCTCCACGACcacatcttcctcctcctctctgttccctctcttccctctctccGCGCCCGACGCATCCTCCGTCCCCGGGACGGGGTCCCAGTGGCTCTCAAACCCTAGCTTCTCCTTCGACGCATCCTCCCTCAACATCCCCGCCACTACCTCCTCGTCCGTACCGCCGCCGCTAAGCGCCTCGTCGGATGAAGAGGAGGCGCCACGGCCCGCACCTGCTAAGTATGACCTGCTaccctcctcgccgtcgcctccggcCTCtgacgaggagaggagggataGACGGAAGGataggaagaggaggaagcggaGGCGGGAGAAGGAGCGGTACGATGGCTCACAGGCCTCGCGAAAGCCGGGGGTTCGCGCTTGGGCTGGGTCAGAGACGAAGTTGGCCAAGGATTATTACTTCGACGCCAAGGGTGACCAGGATAACTTGGCCTTTGGATCGATATACAG AATGGATATTGCGCGCTACAAGTCGCAAACCATGCCAGAGGCACGTGGTCTAAAACGGCATTTGTTTCATAACTGGGAACTTGTCTCGGTACATATGGGTCAAGAGTCAGATTTAGATGGATTGGACAGCAAACTAAGGGCTGGAGGTCGCTACTACTCATCAAAATATGCAGTTGTAGAACGAAATAAGGGTTTCAAACACCTAAAAGTATTAAAAGAAGATATCTCTGTAATTCTCCCTGAAGATTTTATCCCCTTAGGGACAACATCTCTACCTGAAAAAACCACTACTGGGCGGCATGAGCTTGAAGAATCTTGGGAAGATGAAATACTTCGGAGGACAAGGGAATTCAATAAGATGTCTCGGGAGTGCCCTCACAATGAAAAAGTTTGGTTGGATTTTGCCCAATTCCAG GATAAAGTTGCCAGCACTCAGCCACAGAAAGCAGCCCGTCTGCAGACAACTGAAAGAAAAATCAGCATATTGGAGAAGGCTGTGGAACTTAATCCAGATAATGAGGAGTTATTACTTTGCCTTCTGAAGTCATATGGAGAGAGGGATAGCACCCAGAGTCTCTTGGATAAATGGGAGCAGATACTTATGAAACACCCAGATAGTTGTAAGTTGTGGAAACAGTATCTACTTCTGTGCCAAGGGGAATTCTCCAGATTCAAAGTATCTGACCTTCGGAAGTCTTACTCTTATGCAGTACAGGCTTTATCTGCAGCTTGTACCAAGCTATGTAGGCAG gATACCCAATATGATAATTTCAAACCTCCATATTCTTCTTTAGTTCATCTTGAACTTGGTTTAGTAGATATATTTGTGAACTTGTGCCGGTTTGAGTGGCATACAGGACATCGGGAATTGGCAACTGCATTATTTCAAGCTCAAATAGAATATAGTTTATTCTCGCCTCCCCTTCATCTGACCACAAGCAGTAAGCAAAGGCTCTTTGAGCACTTCTGGAACAATGGTGGTGCCAGAATCGGAGAAGATGGGGCTCTTGGATGGTCCAGATGGTTGGCAAAAGAGGAGGAGAGTAgacaaaatatagatatagaagAAAATACCCAAGAGACTGAAAGTGGGGGTTGGAGTGGTTGGTTTGATCCTTCTTTAAGGAATAATAATGAAACAAGCGAAGTATCTAACAAATCAATGGAGCCATTGGCATCTGATGGAAATGATGCAGAAGACCAAGATGATGAGGACCCATCTGCACAGGATGATGTTGAATCTTTGCTGAAAAAGCTTGGAATTGATGGAGATGCTGATTACAATAGCGAAGTTAAAGATCCAAAAACATGGAATAGATGGTCTTCTATGGAGTTGTCAAGGGACAATGAACAGTGGATGCCTCTTCATGAAAAATCTG GATCGCTTTTTTCTGATGATGCTCCAACTGGCGAAGGCAATGATCAGCTTTCCAGAGTAATTTTGTTTGAGGATGTAACGGACTTCCTGTTTTCTCTATCTTCTGAAGAGGCTCGCTTTTCTTTGATATGCCAATTCATTGATTTCTATGGTGGCAGAATTTCTAGATG GACATCCACCAACAGTTCAAGTTGGATTGATAGAATTTTGAGTCTAGAGATGATTACAGATGACATTCAGGAAGATCTCAGTACTGTATCTAACCTTGTGGACAAGAACATAAATTCTGTTTATAATAAAATGGCGTCGTTGTTAGGAACTATGAATGATTTTTCTCAAAGGCCTGGTATAGGAAAGTTTCTGAAAAATGCAATATTGCTTTTCCTTGATATATTCCCTCGTAACCGTGTCCTGGAGGAAGCTGTTCTTGTTACCCCTCAAACTCATACagctcaaaaaaaatttctgtcTACTCCAGCCAACTCATCCCGGGCTTTGGCCAAAAGTCTATTGAAGAAAGACAGACAG GATCTTTTGCTTTGTGGAATATATGGACGAATTGAGGCTATGAATGGCGACATTGTCAAAGCAAGGAATATATTTGACTTGGCACTATCAACTTCTCAAGGAGCTTCAGAG GATCTCAGGAAGAAGGTTCCTATTCTCTATTTTTGGTATGCTGAGATGGAGCTAGCAATATCTACTTCAAGAAACAATTCTGACTCTTTGGATCGTGCAATCCACATTCTGTCCTGCTTGGGGAACAAGGTGAAGTATACTTCTTTTGATGGCTCTGTATCACGACCTCAAGTGTTAAAAGCTCGTCAAGGATTTAAAGAGCAGATTAGAAGTCTGCGATCTTTATTCGCAAGTAATGCTATGAAAGAAGAATCTGTTGCTTTGATCTGCTCAGCATCTTTGTTTGAAAGTATGACATCTGGTTATGCTTCTGGTCTTGAAGTTATAGAAGAGACCTTTTCTATGGCACTTTCAG AGAGCAATCATAGCTTAGAATACGAAGAATTGTGGATGCACTACATCAAGCTTCTTCAAAAAAATCTGAATCAGTTGAGTCTCTCAAGGTTTTGGCCAAGAGTATCACAAGGAATACAAACATACCCATATAATCCAAAATCATATGCAGCCATGTTAACTCTAGGCTGTCTTTACAGTGTTTCCAATAATCTGCGCCTCACTCTTGACAAATTTAATCAAAG GGACCCTTCCATAATTGGTCTGCTCTTTGCGCTGTCCTTTGAATTGTGCAAAACTGGATCTGACAATAGAATACATAATCTGTTTGAGAGAGCTCTGGCTGATGATAAGTTACAGAAATCTGTTTTGTTATGGCGCTGTTATCTAGCTTACGAGGCAGAAATAGCTTGTAATGCTTCTGCAGCTCGGCGTGTGTTCTTCAGAGCTATACACTCCTGTCCATG GTCTAAAAGATTATGGCTTGATGGATTCGAAAAATTGAGTTCAATTTTGACATTGAAAGAGCTGTCAGATCTCCAAGAAGTAATGCGTGACAAAGAATTGCACATTCGAACAGACATCTATGAGATACTCCTACAAGATGAAACAGACATGTAA
- the LOC102704950 gene encoding universal stress protein PHOS32-like, with the protein MAADKRTIGLGMDYSPSSKAAAKWAVDNLVKAGDRIILIHVLPKRADASHKELWKSTGSPLIPLLEFMEMNVQARYGINPDREVLEILQDESKSKEVEVLAKVYWGDAREKLCEAVDDLKLNTFVLGCRGLGPLKRTLLGSVSNYVVNNASCPVTVVRGPTGSNA; encoded by the exons ATGGCCGCCGACAAGCGAACCATCGGCCTCGGCATGGACTACTCGCCGTCGAGCAAGGCTGCGGCGAAGTGGGCAGTGGATAACCTGGTGAAGGCCGGCGACCGGATCATCCTCATCCATGTCCTTCCCAAAAGAGCAGATGCCAGCCACAAGGAGCTCTGGAAGAGCACCGGCTCAC CTTTGATTCCTCTGCTGGAGTTCATGGAGATGAACGTGCAGGCGAGGTATGGGATCAACCCTGATAGGGAGGTACTAGAGATCCTGCAAGATGAATCAAAGTCCAAGGAG GTGGAAGTGCTCGCAAAAGTTTACTGGGGCGATGCAAGGGAGAAACTCTGTGAAGCAGTAGATGATCTCAAGTTGAATACCTTTGTGCTTGGTTGCAGGGGTTTAGGGCCCTTGAAGAG GACCCTACTTGGAAGTGTGAGCAACTATGTTGTCAACAATGCAAGCTGCCCGGTTACTGTGGTGCGCGGACCAACCGGGTCAAATGCCTGA
- the LOC102703935 gene encoding N-alpha-acetyltransferase 40, translated as MLGRKKAVKELIKKAVAVKDHLAQFPDFHKYERNGIFVYLESRHGNQLPLPTRKYIQNLLKLNMEGPYGPEWPSEEKVKRREMVAQEARYIFVRQSSNAFSAKNIMKQDSGLECTHEACNDDCLIGFVHYRFVLEEDVPVLYVYELQLEPSAQGKGLGKFLMELIELIAYKSQMGAVMLTVQKANDLAMAFYKKLRYVISSTSPSQVDPLIGLEKNYEILCKTFESEAKSILEEGGWKLTVQ; from the exons ATGTTGGGGAGAAAGAAGGCTGTCAAAGAACTTATAAAGAAAGCTGTGGCCGTGAAGGATCATCTAGCGCAATTTCCAGATTTTCATAAGTATGAGAGAAATG GTATTTTCGTCTACTTGGAATCTAGACATGGAAATCAACTTCCATTACCGACAAGGAAATACATCCAAAATCTACTCAAG CTTAACATGGAGGGACCATATGGACCAGAATGGCCTTCAGAAGAGAAAGTTAAGCGCCGGGAAATGGTTGCCCAAGAAGCACGATATATCTTTGTCCGGCAATCTTCAAATGCCTTTAGTgccaaaaatattatgaagcAAGATTCAGGCCTAGAATGTACACATGAAGCATGTAATGACGATTGCTTGATAGGTTTTGTACACTATAGATTTGTTTTGGAAGAGGATGTTCCTGTTCTTTATGTCTATGAGCTACAGTTGGAGCCTTCTGCCCAGGGGAAGGGGCTGGGGAAATTTCTAATGGAGTTGATCGAACTTATAGCTTATAAG AGTCAAATGGGAGCTGTGATGCTAACAGTTCAGAAAGCTAATGACCTTGCTATGGCTTTCTATAAGAAGTTGAG ATATGTAATATCAAGTACTTCGCCATCACAAGTTGACCCACTG ATTGGACTTGAAAAAAACTATGAGATTTTATGCAAGACATTTGAATCTGAAGCCAAATCCATATTAGAG GAAGGTGGCTGGAAACTCACAGTGCAATGA